ACAATGTCTCCGGTTGACTGGCAAGGAGAAGATAAGGGCGAGAGGTGGAGTTGCTGATTTGCCGGCAGGCAGCCAGCGCCTGATGCCAGCGGTCACCATAACCCATACTGTAGGAGTCGTCAAGAATCAAGAGCAGCCGCTCGGTCCTGAGAAAGCCGGGACTTCTTACCGGCAGATACGGACGGGTCAAGGCAAAAAGCAGCAAGAGCAGGGTAAGGGTTCTCAGGACAAGCAGGATGATTTCCTTGAGCCGAAGCCATGAGAAGCGCTCACGGCGCACCGTCTGCAAAAGCAGAAGCGAAGGGAAATCCTTGCGCCGCAAACGCAAACGGCTCAAAAGATGGATGATAAAGGGGATTGCGGCCAGGGGCAAAAGCCAGAAAAACTGAGGTGAGAAAAAGCGCATCAGCCCAAACGGCGCCGGCGCTCAAGATAGGCAAGCAGCGCCTGGTCAAAAGGGGTGGCGGTGCTTATCGGCTGATAGTCAATTGCCGCCTCCGCGCAGCCGCGGCGAAACTCCTGAACGCGCCTGGCAAAACCGGCGCGGTATTGCGCCTGAATCAGCCGCGGGTCAACGGTTATCTCCTGCCCGCTCTCAAGGTCGCGCAAAACCACAGGATTGCGGAAGTCAAGTTTCTCCTCATCCGGATGAAAGATGTGGAAGAGCAGCAGTTCGTGCTTGCGCGCCCGGAAGTGGCGCAGGGCAGATATGATTGCCTTTTCATCGTCCCAAAGGTCAGAGATGATTATCACCAGCCCCCGCCGCTTGATGCGCTCGGCAAGTTCATGCAGGGTTCTGCTCAAATCGGTTTCGCCCCCGGGTTTCAAGTTCTCCAGTTCGCGCCAAAGGATGCGCAGATGGCTGGCACGGGCACGGCAGGGGATATAGCGGTCAATCTTACTTGAAAAGGTGACAAGACCGGTTGAATCCTTCTGACGGTTCAAGAGATAGGCAAGCGCCGCACAAAGCCAGCAGCCATAGTCAAGTTTGGTATAACCGCCGGTTGCATACGCCATTGAGTTGGACGCGTCAAGCACAAGATAGGCGCGCAGGTTGGTCTCCTCCTCGTACTCGCGCACAAAAAACCGGTCGGTGCGGGCATACACGCGCCAGTCAATCCGCTTGAGTTCATCTCCGGGCATATACTGGCGGTGCTCGGCAAACTCAACCGAAAACCCCTTATAAGGCGAGCGGTGCAGACCGGCAAGAAACCCCTCAACCACCAACCGCGCCTTCAGGTCAATCCCTTTCAGTTTGGCGATGAGTTCCGGTTTCAAAGGCTGAGTTACCAAGGGCATAAATCAGTTTAACGACGAACAGGGCTATCTGTCAAACAATTATCTCCCTGAGAGACAAATTTTTTATACCATTTTTCACTGCCAGGCTCACCTGGGGGGTCACCCCCCTCCTGATTTCAGGCTTTGTTTAAGTTATGAATTTACGAATCTTAGCCGATTTTCAGCCTGTTCGCGGGTTACGGGTAGGCTTTCTCGGGCTTTCTTTTATTGATTTGTCTTTTTGTGCTTTTATTATAGAACAAATGGCAAAGAGAAAGGCAAAAGGGTTTAAGAGCATGCAGGACCGATTGCCCGCGGTCCTGCGGCAGCTCGGTCTTAATGACAAGATGCTGGCTTACCGGGCGGTGGCGGACTGGAGCCTTATTGCTGGCGAAGGGCTTGCCAAGCACTCAAGGGCGTTTGCGGTTGAGGACAAAACACTGGTGGTGGCGGTTGATTCGCCCGCCTGGATGGCGCAGCTTTATTATCTTAAAGGCGAACTTTTGACAAAAATCAGCCGCCATATCGGCAAGGGGCTCATAACCGATGTCCGCTTTGTCCTCAAAAGCACGCCCTTCAACACTTGATTCCCCTTTATAATTTGCTATAATTATTTCCGTGCCCGAGACCTACAGTGCAGCACAAATCCATGTCTTGAAAGGTTTGGAGGCGGTCCGGCATCGACCGGCAATGTACATCGGCGATGTTGGCACCCGCGGTGTCCACCATCTAATTTTTGAGGTGGTGGACAATGCCATTGACGAGGCGCTTGCCGGCTATTGCGACTTAATCACCGTTACCCTCCACAGCGAGGATGAGGTTTCGGTTGAGGACAATGGCAGGGGTATTCCGGTTGACATCCATCCGACCGAGAAAAAGTCGGCGCTTGAGGTGGTGCTGACCATCCTCCATTCCGGCGCCAAGTTTGAGCACAAGGTCTATTCCATCTCCGGCGGTCTGCACGGCGTCGGGGTTTCGGTTGTCAACGCCCTTGCCGAGTATCTCATTGCCGAGGTGTACCGGGATGGCAAAATTTACCGGATGGAGTTTGAGCGCGGGCAGGTGAAAAAGGAACTAACCGTCACCGGCAAGACCAAAAAGCGGGGGACAAAGATTACCTTCAAACCCGACCCGAAGATTTTCAAGAAGGTCAGCTTCAGCTACGACATCCTCGCCAACCGGCTGCGCGAACTCGCCTATCTCAACAAGAACTTAAAAATCAGGCTGGTGGATGAGACCGCTAACCGGGAGGAGACATTTCATTACCCCGGCGGACTGGTGGAGTTCATCGCCTTTCTTGACAAGGGCAGGAACCGGCTGCACAAGCCAATAGTGATTGAGGAGAAGCGCAACGGTATGGAGGTGGAGGTTGCCTTCGAGTACAACGACGGCTTTGTCGAGAGCATCTTCTCCTTTGCCAACACAATTAACACCCATGAGGGCGGAACCCACCTCTCCGGCTTCAAGGCGGCACTCACCCGCTGCATCAACGAGTATGCCCGCAAGACCGGTCAGTTAAAGGAGGAGATTGAACTGGCCGGTGAGGACACCCGTGAGGGCTTGACCGCGGTGGTCTCGGTTAAAATTCCCGACCCCCAGTTTGAAGGTCAGACCAAGACCAAACTGGGCAACAGCGAAGCCAAGAGCATTGTTGAGACGGTTGTCAATGAACGGCTCTCCGCCTACTTTGAGGAAAACCCGCGGGTGGCAAACC
The DNA window shown above is from candidate division WOR-3 bacterium and carries:
- a CDS encoding DUF58 domain-containing protein, which encodes MPLVTQPLKPELIAKLKGIDLKARLVVEGFLAGLHRSPYKGFSVEFAEHRQYMPGDELKRIDWRVYARTDRFFVREYEEETNLRAYLVLDASNSMAYATGGYTKLDYGCWLCAALAYLLNRQKDSTGLVTFSSKIDRYIPCRARASHLRILWRELENLKPGGETDLSRTLHELAERIKRRGLVIIISDLWDDEKAIISALRHFRARKHELLLFHIFHPDEEKLDFRNPVVLRDLESGQEITVDPRLIQAQYRAGFARRVQEFRRGCAEAAIDYQPISTATPFDQALLAYLERRRRLG
- a CDS encoding DUF721 domain-containing protein, producing the protein MAKRKAKGFKSMQDRLPAVLRQLGLNDKMLAYRAVADWSLIAGEGLAKHSRAFAVEDKTLVVAVDSPAWMAQLYYLKGELLTKISRHIGKGLITDVRFVLKSTPFNT
- the gyrB gene encoding DNA topoisomerase (ATP-hydrolyzing) subunit B, coding for MSVPETYSAAQIHVLKGLEAVRHRPAMYIGDVGTRGVHHLIFEVVDNAIDEALAGYCDLITVTLHSEDEVSVEDNGRGIPVDIHPTEKKSALEVVLTILHSGAKFEHKVYSISGGLHGVGVSVVNALAEYLIAEVYRDGKIYRMEFERGQVKKELTVTGKTKKRGTKITFKPDPKIFKKVSFSYDILANRLRELAYLNKNLKIRLVDETANREETFHYPGGLVEFIAFLDKGRNRLHKPIVIEEKRNGMEVEVAFEYNDGFVESIFSFANTINTHEGGTHLSGFKAALTRCINEYARKTGQLKEEIELAGEDTREGLTAVVSVKIPDPQFEGQTKTKLGNSEAKSIVETVVNERLSAYFEENPRVANRILEKVIAAAKARLAARKARELARRRSLLESDTLPGKLADCASEDPEESELYIVEGDSAGGSAKQGRDRRFQAVLPLRGKILNVEKSGLNRILSNNEIRAIISAIGAGVGEDDFDPQKARYHRIVIMTDADVDGSHIRILLLTFFYRFMQPLIEAGYLYIAQPPLYRVRQGKQEFYLYSDEELAAFTKKAKGDNLEIARFKGLGEMNPEQLWETTMNPEKRTLKRVTMEDATEADAVFRMLMGEEVEPRREFIEKNARKVENLDI